A stretch of the Lactuca sativa cultivar Salinas chromosome 9, Lsat_Salinas_v11, whole genome shotgun sequence genome encodes the following:
- the LOC111918183 gene encoding uncharacterized protein LOC111918183 encodes MLNKLPEKKGDPGSLTLPCQFRNLATIYALANSGASVNLMSYSFFKKLDLSEPRPIRMAIHLANKMVTFPRGICEDLLVKVDKFMFPANFVALDMEADPQVPIILGRPFLNTASAIVDMRDYKLTLQVGDESVTFGVDRAMKHVRNSDDTPFSVDMLEELMEEWKEDEPNKSNITFEE; translated from the coding sequence ATGTTGAACAAATTACctgagaagaagggtgatccAGGAAGCTTAACCTTGCCTTGTCAATTCAGAAACTTAGCTACTATTTATGCATTGGCTAATTCGGGGGCAAGTGTAAATCTCATGTCGTACTCATTCTTCAAGAAATTAGATCTTTCAGAGCCAAGGCCAATTCGAATGGCAATTCACTTAGCAAATAAAATGGTCACATTCCCAAGGGGAATATGCGAAGATCTATTGGTGAAAGTTGATAAGTTCATGTTCCCCGCGAACTTTGTAGCACTAGACATGGAAGCTGACCCTCAAGTCCCGATCATACTTGGAAGACCTTTCCTCAACACCGCGAGTGCTATAGTTGACATGCGAGATTACAAACTTACTCTTCAGGTGGGAGACGAATCAGTTACGTTTGGAGTTGATCGAGCCATGAAGCATGTAAGGAATAGTGATGACACACCATTCTCTGTTGATATGTTGGAAGAGTTAATGGAGGAATGGAAAGAAGATGAGCCAAACAAGTCTAACATCACCTTTGAAGAATAA
- the LOC111918182 gene encoding uncharacterized protein LOC111918182, translating into MCNFELAKLHTNRLMQMNALEELRNEAYTNSLIYKEKTKNWHDKRLKGNKDFHEGQKVLLFNSRLKLFPAIELISKDGTPFKVNGHRVKKYEEGIPKDEGLEEGMHLEESTETICFYQSSFVIKMIA; encoded by the exons ATGTGTAATTTTGAGTTGGCTAAACTTCATACCAACCggttaatgcaaatgaatgccCTTGAAGAACTTAGAAATGAAGCCTACACAAATTCCTTGATTTACAAAGAGAAGACTAAGAATTGGCATGACAAAAGACTAAAGGGTAATAAGGACTTTCATGAAGGACAAAAGGTGTTACTctttaattcaagattaaagctTTTCCCGG CCATTGAGCTTATCTCAAAAGATGGAACCCCTTTCAAGGTTAATGGGCATAGGGTGAAGAAATATGAAGAAGGAATCCCAAAAGATGAAGGACTTGAAGAAGGGATGCATTTGGAAGAAAGCACTGAAAC GATTTGCTTTTATCAATCTTCTTTTGTGATTAAAAtgattgcttga